A single genomic interval of Flavobacteriales bacterium harbors:
- a CDS encoding T9SS type A sorting domain-containing protein — protein MFPGDSDPTGWGTDCVPQAPWTEETSGNQPFDRRFIQSAGPFTLEPGAYNNVTVGVVWARATGGGPFESVQEVRRADDKAQALFDNCFRILNGPDAPELGIVELDRQLILTIENLELGNNFNETYTELDPTIPEDALDREYRFQGYQVYQLRDADVSVADLGDVNLARLVFQCDVKDGVRNIINYIEDPAIALPVPTLMVTGSDDGISHSFSVTEDKFAQGDPRLINFKTYYFMAIAYGYNNYQDFNPDPQLLTGQALPYLAGRKSATGAIRAFSGIPHKNTPENGGTVLNAEYGDQFTLTRLEGVGNNDQPVMLNNSTIDLIMNGQPWRQDQLTYVQDMGPVNIKVIDPLAVKPGNFELWFTDSITDGDLDDAGWMLVYVDGQDTILSDRTIEARNEQLIPEYGLSVTIQQGFFSGQQVNFTDFLEAEITYADPSIPWLSGIPDGEGEDALNWIRAGLAEGDEVLYPDRVSKGDIDEQYESVLVQEFDGFSGGTWAPFALVGDTAFQPGGPNVAASLSFAQIRQLGNTLVVLTPDRNKWTRCGVIEMEDNPGLAVGNAQKHSLRASPSVDKFGRRSGTPGCNEDEATLFGAQPNGMGWFPGYAIDLLSGERLNMAFGEASFWGGAGGRDMIWNPSDTLVTPLGSPVFGGQHWIFVFRNGQREEANPSFMPQYDQGQFIYDKLTSGTVADRNRVYRACSWVGSALRNHGFEFRSMNDGLIPTETRIRLNVVKPYETYREPFAGYTPTIAPQLNDGLPLYRFNTGERAPVVQDAEAAQTACDMIDVVPNPYYGFSSYETSRLDNRVKFINLPQRCDISIYNVSGTLVRRYKKDNALTFLDWDLRNQINVPVASGVYICHFEVPGVCERVVKWFGVMRPTDLQNF, from the coding sequence ATGTTCCCTGGGGATAGCGACCCCACGGGTTGGGGCACCGACTGTGTCCCCCAGGCCCCGTGGACGGAAGAGACCTCGGGCAACCAGCCCTTCGACCGCCGCTTCATCCAGAGCGCGGGCCCCTTCACCCTGGAGCCGGGTGCGTACAACAACGTGACGGTGGGTGTGGTGTGGGCGCGGGCCACCGGAGGTGGTCCCTTCGAGAGCGTGCAGGAGGTGCGCCGTGCGGACGACAAGGCGCAGGCCCTGTTCGACAACTGCTTCCGCATCCTGAACGGCCCCGACGCTCCGGAGCTGGGCATCGTGGAGCTGGACCGCCAGCTGATCCTCACGATCGAGAACCTTGAGCTGGGCAACAACTTCAACGAGACCTACACCGAGCTGGACCCCACCATCCCGGAGGATGCGCTGGACCGTGAGTACCGCTTCCAAGGGTACCAGGTGTATCAGTTGCGCGATGCCGATGTGAGCGTGGCCGACCTGGGCGACGTGAACCTGGCCCGTCTGGTGTTCCAGTGCGACGTGAAGGACGGTGTGCGGAACATCATCAACTACATCGAGGATCCGGCGATCGCGCTCCCCGTGCCCACCTTGATGGTGACCGGCAGCGACGATGGCATCTCGCACTCCTTCTCGGTCACCGAGGACAAGTTCGCCCAGGGCGACCCGCGGTTGATCAACTTCAAGACGTACTACTTCATGGCGATCGCCTACGGGTACAACAACTACCAGGATTTCAATCCCGACCCGCAGCTGCTCACCGGCCAGGCGCTTCCCTACCTCGCCGGTCGTAAGTCGGCCACCGGGGCGATCAGGGCCTTCTCGGGCATCCCCCATAAGAACACCCCGGAGAACGGTGGCACCGTGCTGAACGCCGAGTACGGCGACCAATTCACCCTGACCCGCCTGGAGGGCGTGGGCAACAACGACCAGCCGGTGATGCTGAACAACAGCACCATCGACCTGATCATGAACGGCCAGCCCTGGCGGCAGGACCAGCTCACCTACGTGCAGGACATGGGTCCGGTGAACATCAAGGTCATCGACCCTCTGGCGGTGAAGCCCGGCAACTTCGAGCTGTGGTTCACGGATTCCATCACCGACGGGGATCTGGATGATGCGGGCTGGATGCTGGTCTATGTGGACGGGCAGGACACCATCCTGAGCGACCGCACGATCGAGGCCCGGAACGAGCAGCTCATTCCGGAGTACGGGCTCTCCGTCACCATCCAGCAGGGCTTCTTCAGCGGCCAGCAGGTCAACTTCACGGACTTCCTGGAGGCGGAGATCACCTATGCCGATCCTTCCATCCCCTGGCTGAGCGGGATCCCCGACGGCGAGGGCGAGGATGCGCTGAACTGGATCCGCGCCGGACTGGCCGAAGGCGATGAGGTGCTCTACCCCGATCGCGTCAGCAAAGGCGACATCGACGAACAGTATGAGAGCGTGCTGGTCCAGGAGTTCGATGGCTTCTCCGGAGGCACATGGGCCCCCTTCGCGTTGGTGGGCGATACCGCCTTCCAACCCGGCGGGCCCAACGTGGCGGCTTCGCTCAGCTTCGCGCAGATCCGTCAGCTGGGCAACACCCTCGTGGTCCTGACCCCGGACCGCAACAAGTGGACCCGCTGCGGGGTGATCGAGATGGAGGACAATCCCGGCCTGGCCGTGGGCAACGCGCAGAAGCATTCCCTGCGGGCCAGCCCGAGCGTGGACAAGTTCGGCCGTCGCAGTGGCACGCCGGGCTGCAATGAGGACGAGGCGACGCTGTTCGGTGCACAGCCCAACGGCATGGGCTGGTTCCCCGGCTATGCCATCGACCTGTTGAGCGGCGAACGCTTGAACATGGCGTTCGGTGAGGCGAGCTTCTGGGGCGGCGCCGGGGGACGCGACATGATCTGGAACCCGAGCGACACCCTGGTCACTCCCCTGGGTTCGCCCGTCTTCGGCGGCCAGCATTGGATCTTCGTGTTCCGCAATGGACAGCGGGAAGAGGCCAACCCGAGCTTCATGCCGCAGTACGACCAGGGCCAGTTCATCTATGACAAGCTGACCTCGGGCACGGTGGCCGACCGCAACCGGGTCTACCGCGCCTGCTCCTGGGTGGGTTCCGCCCTGCGCAACCACGGCTTCGAGTTCCGGTCCATGAACGACGGCCTGATCCCCACGGAGACCCGGATCCGCCTGAACGTGGTGAAGCCCTACGAGACCTACCGGGAACCGTTCGCGGGCTACACCCCGACCATCGCTCCGCAGCTCAACGATGGGTTGCCGCTGTATCGCTTCAACACGGGCGAACGCGCGCCGGTGGTGCAGGATGCCGAGGCGGCGCAGACCGCTTGCGACATGATCGACGTGGTGCCCAATCCGTACTACGGGTTCAGCAGCTATGAGACGAGCCGCCTGGACAACCGGGTCAAGTTCATCAACCTGCCGCAGCGTTGCGACATCTCGATCTACAATGTGAGCGGTACGCTCGTGCGGCGCTACAAGAAGGACAATGCGCTCACCTTCCTGGACTGGGACCTGCGCAACCAGATCAACGTGCCGGTGGCCAGCGGGGTGTACATCTGTCACTTCGAGGTGCCCGGGGTATGTGAACGCGTGGTGAAATGGTTCGGCGTGATGCGCCCCACGGACCTGCAGAACTTCTGA
- a CDS encoding PorV/PorQ family protein — MKTMKQRGTSAAAALLLALVALPAMAGNPDRAGSAGAAQLLINPWARSAGWGLANTAALRGVESMFGNVAGLAHTRKTEVAFSTSRWLEGSGVTVNSFGLGQRVGSTGALGISVMSMGFGELPVTTTDQPEGGLGNFRVSYANIGVAYAKGFSNSIFGGLLVRVVSESIADARASGVCFDAGINYVTGERDQVRFAIALKNVGPTMRFDGDGMAVQGLLVSGSDQLTLANRSQKFELPSMLSIGGSYDFKLGEMHRLTPALTFFSNSFTRDQFVLGVEYAFRRIFHLRGGYLWEENITSDEDRATVFTGPSGGLSVDLPFGKEKQSAIAVDYAYRATNPFSGVHQIGIRVSL; from the coding sequence ATGAAGACGATGAAGCAACGAGGAACGTCCGCGGCCGCTGCGCTGCTGTTGGCCCTGGTGGCTCTACCCGCGATGGCGGGCAACCCCGACCGGGCCGGATCGGCCGGTGCCGCGCAGCTGCTGATCAACCCATGGGCGCGCAGCGCCGGATGGGGACTGGCCAACACCGCGGCCCTGCGCGGAGTGGAGAGCATGTTCGGCAACGTGGCGGGCCTGGCCCACACGCGCAAGACGGAAGTGGCCTTTTCCACCAGCCGCTGGCTGGAGGGGTCCGGCGTCACGGTGAACAGCTTCGGGCTTGGGCAGCGCGTGGGAAGCACCGGTGCCCTGGGCATCAGCGTGATGTCCATGGGCTTCGGGGAGCTGCCGGTGACCACGACGGACCAGCCCGAAGGCGGTCTCGGCAATTTCCGCGTGAGCTACGCCAACATCGGCGTGGCCTATGCCAAGGGCTTCTCCAACAGCATCTTCGGTGGACTGCTGGTGCGGGTCGTTTCCGAATCCATCGCCGATGCCCGTGCATCGGGTGTGTGCTTCGATGCGGGCATCAACTATGTCACCGGCGAACGCGATCAGGTGCGCTTTGCCATCGCCCTGAAGAACGTGGGGCCCACCATGCGGTTCGACGGCGACGGGATGGCGGTGCAGGGGCTGCTGGTGAGCGGAAGCGATCAGCTCACCCTCGCCAACCGTTCCCAGAAATTCGAGCTTCCATCGATGTTGTCGATCGGTGGTTCCTACGACTTCAAGCTCGGCGAGATGCACCGGTTGACCCCGGCGCTCACCTTCTTCTCCAACTCCTTCACCCGCGATCAGTTCGTGCTGGGGGTGGAGTACGCGTTCCGTCGCATCTTCCACCTTCGCGGGGGCTACCTCTGGGAGGAGAACATCACCAGCGATGAGGACCGTGCCACCGTGTTCACCGGTCCCTCGGGCGGACTCAGCGTGGACCTGCCCTTCGGCAAGGAGAAGCAGAGCGCGATCGCGGTGGACTACGCCTACCGGGCCACCAACCCCTTCAGCGGGGTGCATCAGATCGGCATCCGTGTGAGCCTCTGA
- the greA gene encoding transcription elongation factor GreA, whose product MSGPAYYTEEGFRKLQEELHHMRTVERPHISQQIADARDKGDLSENAEYHAAKEEQGLLEARIAKLEEVLANARIIDSSQLDASRVYIHCKVVVRHVDNDARREFILVAESEADIKVGKISVSSPIGKGLLGKSKGEVAEIVTPAGSTRFEIVEISR is encoded by the coding sequence ATGTCCGGTCCGGCCTACTACACCGAGGAGGGCTTCCGCAAGCTCCAGGAGGAACTGCATCACATGCGCACCGTGGAACGCCCCCACATCAGCCAGCAGATCGCGGACGCACGCGACAAGGGCGACCTCAGCGAGAACGCCGAGTACCACGCCGCCAAGGAGGAGCAAGGCCTGCTGGAGGCGCGCATCGCCAAGCTGGAGGAGGTGCTGGCCAATGCCCGCATCATCGATTCCTCCCAGCTCGACGCCTCGCGCGTGTACATCCACTGCAAGGTGGTGGTGCGTCACGTGGACAATGACGCGCGCCGCGAGTTCATCCTCGTGGCCGAGAGCGAGGCCGATATCAAGGTGGGCAAGATCAGCGTGAGCTCGCCCATCGGCAAGGGCCTCTTGGGCAAGAGCAAGGGCGAGGTGGCCGAGATCGTCACCCCCGCCGGCAGCACCCGCTTCGAGATCGTGGAGATCAGCCGCTGA
- a CDS encoding HIT family protein — MASIFTRIIRGEIPCHKVGEDDRFLAFLDIGPLRDGHTLVVPKLEVDRFLDLPDDLLAGVMPFAKEVGARIQRVVPCDRIGLCVIGLEVPHAHLHLVPLDRMSDMDFTRPKLRRTTEELAALAQRIREA, encoded by the coding sequence ATGGCCAGCATCTTCACCCGCATCATCCGCGGAGAGATCCCCTGCCACAAGGTGGGGGAGGATGATCGCTTTCTGGCCTTCCTGGACATCGGTCCGTTGCGCGATGGCCACACCCTGGTGGTGCCCAAGCTGGAGGTGGACCGGTTCCTGGATCTGCCGGACGACCTGCTGGCCGGCGTCATGCCGTTCGCGAAGGAGGTGGGGGCGCGCATCCAACGGGTGGTGCCGTGCGACCGCATCGGGCTGTGCGTGATCGGTCTGGAGGTGCCGCACGCTCACCTGCACCTCGTACCGCTGGACCGGATGTCCGACATGGACTTCACACGGCCGAAGCTGCGGCGGACCACCGAGGAGCTGGCCGCCCTCGCGCAGCGCATCCGCGAGGCCTGA
- the ruvC gene encoding crossover junction endodeoxyribonuclease RuvC translates to MSNDHELHGLKTAKNSRVARAERIILGIDPGTTVMGFGVIRAEGARITLVEAGSIRFATGDDHTLKLQAIHRHTTELIERHLPDDLAIEAQFFGKNVQSMLKLGRAQGVAIAAAIQREVAVREYAPTRIKQSITGHGGATKEQVAAMLLSILGVSELPASTDATDALAVAVCHQFSQGQAAPMPARSGRGGGGGGWSQFVRNNPGRVKG, encoded by the coding sequence ATGTCGAACGATCATGAGCTCCATGGCCTGAAGACGGCCAAAAATAGCAGGGTGGCCCGGGCCGAGCGCATCATTCTCGGCATCGACCCCGGAACGACCGTCATGGGCTTCGGCGTGATCCGTGCCGAAGGCGCCCGCATCACGCTCGTGGAGGCGGGCAGCATCCGCTTCGCCACCGGCGACGACCACACGCTGAAGCTGCAGGCCATCCACCGGCACACCACGGAACTGATCGAGCGGCACCTTCCGGACGACCTGGCCATCGAGGCCCAGTTCTTCGGCAAGAACGTGCAGAGCATGTTGAAGCTCGGCCGGGCCCAGGGCGTGGCCATCGCCGCGGCGATCCAGCGGGAGGTGGCCGTGCGGGAATATGCCCCCACACGCATCAAGCAGAGCATCACCGGCCACGGTGGCGCCACCAAGGAGCAGGTGGCCGCCATGCTCCTCAGCATCCTGGGGGTGTCCGAACTACCGGCCAGCACGGATGCCACCGATGCGCTGGCCGTGGCCGTGTGCCATCAGTTCAGCCAGGGACAGGCGGCCCCGATGCCCGCACGCTCCGGTCGCGGCGGCGGCGGCGGCGGATGGTCGCAGTTCGTGCGCAACAACCCCGGCCGGGTGAAAGGATGA
- a CDS encoding flippase-like domain-containing protein: MELMIVRHPVWRAGARWAVFAATLVWLAHAAAGAEGTSWSVAVVGAWAWVIIPAVAVLAVVNWWLESVKWRHLMRPLVRLSGPQAFRATISGTTLGLVTPNRTGEFLGRIAHLPAPLRTRAALASLPGSIAQFAVTMVAGALGVLVLWGPVSALLPVHPALLLVPAAIIAVPSVLLVRPARLAGLLLHLPFPGAVRRGLSALAEGQGVPSPALLGLSAMRYLVFSLQFVLLLWLFAPQVAWPYACGAVPVIFLITTLVPTAVLTELGVRGSVAVAVLAPLQVDPLPVLSATFTLWLANLALPAVIGGVMLVGLRRSTTA, encoded by the coding sequence ATGGAGCTCATGATCGTTCGACATCCGGTGTGGCGGGCAGGGGCCCGATGGGCGGTCTTCGCGGCCACCCTCGTCTGGCTGGCCCATGCCGCGGCCGGAGCCGAAGGTACGTCCTGGTCGGTGGCCGTGGTGGGCGCATGGGCCTGGGTGATCATCCCGGCCGTGGCCGTACTGGCCGTGGTCAATTGGTGGCTCGAATCCGTCAAGTGGCGGCACCTGATGCGCCCGTTGGTCCGGCTCTCGGGACCCCAGGCGTTCCGCGCCACGATCAGCGGCACCACCCTGGGCCTGGTGACGCCCAACCGGACCGGTGAGTTCCTGGGCCGCATCGCGCACCTGCCGGCGCCCCTGCGCACCCGAGCCGCGCTCGCCTCCCTGCCCGGAAGCATCGCCCAGTTCGCCGTCACCATGGTGGCGGGTGCGCTGGGCGTGTTGGTGCTGTGGGGGCCGGTCTCCGCGCTTCTGCCGGTGCATCCTGCGCTCCTGCTCGTGCCGGCGGCCATCATCGCGGTGCCCTCCGTGCTGCTCGTGCGGCCGGCGCGATTGGCCGGGCTCCTGCTGCACCTGCCCTTCCCCGGCGCCGTGCGGAGAGGCTTGAGCGCCCTCGCCGAAGGGCAGGGCGTTCCCTCCCCGGCCCTCCTCGGCTTGAGCGCCATGCGCTACCTGGTCTTCTCGCTGCAGTTCGTGCTGCTGCTGTGGCTGTTCGCCCCCCAAGTGGCCTGGCCCTACGCATGCGGGGCCGTGCCCGTCATCTTCCTCATCACCACCCTGGTGCCCACGGCCGTGCTCACGGAGCTCGGGGTGCGCGGTTCGGTGGCCGTGGCGGTGCTGGCGCCCTTGCAGGTGGACCCCCTTCCGGTGTTGTCGGCCACCTTCACGCTCTGGCTGGCGAACCTGGCCCTTCCGGCCGTCATCGGCGGCGTGATGCTGGTGGGGCTGCGCCGGAGCACCACGGCATGA
- a CDS encoding glycosyltransferase encodes MSGWLLWLLALLGLSLFFAALVRQWTHVFRAALSPDQGPAEPVHMSVLVPARNEAGRITLLLQDLAAQAPVRPDEVIVVDDASEDGTLAQARSMATRWPALRVLSCRVPTARKRRWRRAWRWPRIRWCCSRTRTFGPDPGGLPPSAGPGRSAPPICFSAPSSCARPMA; translated from the coding sequence ATGAGCGGCTGGCTCCTCTGGCTGCTGGCCCTGCTGGGACTGTCCCTGTTCTTCGCCGCGCTGGTCAGGCAATGGACGCACGTGTTCCGCGCGGCGCTGAGCCCGGACCAAGGCCCTGCGGAACCCGTGCACATGAGCGTGCTGGTGCCGGCACGCAACGAGGCCGGGCGCATCACCCTGCTGCTTCAGGACCTGGCCGCGCAGGCACCCGTTCGGCCCGATGAGGTGATCGTGGTGGATGATGCCTCGGAGGACGGCACCCTGGCCCAGGCACGGTCGATGGCCACCCGCTGGCCTGCGCTCCGGGTGTTGTCCTGCAGGGTGCCCACGGCAAGAAAGCGGCGCTGGAGGCGGGCATGGCGGTGGCCGCGCATCCGGTGGTGCTGTTCACGGACGCGGACGTTCGGTCCGGACCCGGGCGGCTTGCCGCCTTCGGCAGGGCCTGGGCGTTCAGCGCCCCCGATCTGCTTCTCGGCCCCGTCTTCGTGCGCGAGGCCCATGGCCTGA
- a CDS encoding glycosyltransferase: protein MREAHGLMGRYQREEQAVLLGVSAGSALSGTALLANGANLAVRRSVFAAMGGYAADRHWASGDDMFLLRRVQRSGGRIAFVAEPAAAVEVEPAAGLADWARQRLRWAGKLRAYPAPGAFAFGALSIGLPWALTWSTILVLDRRPGDDLGWSWALLVLGWSAWLGPALGLVQVAKELQGLRHRPVGTLIALLGMAFSAPLIAAIALVLRPRWKGRRT, encoded by the coding sequence GTGCGCGAGGCCCATGGCCTGATGGGCCGCTACCAGCGCGAGGAGCAGGCCGTGCTGCTGGGTGTGAGCGCTGGTAGCGCGCTGAGCGGAACGGCCCTGCTGGCCAACGGGGCGAACCTGGCCGTGCGTCGGTCGGTGTTCGCGGCCATGGGTGGATACGCGGCGGACAGGCACTGGGCCTCGGGTGATGACATGTTCCTCCTGCGGCGTGTGCAGCGGTCCGGTGGACGGATCGCCTTCGTGGCGGAGCCTGCCGCGGCCGTGGAGGTGGAGCCCGCGGCAGGCCTGGCGGATTGGGCGCGGCAGCGCCTTCGCTGGGCCGGCAAGCTGCGGGCCTATCCGGCACCGGGCGCGTTCGCGTTCGGCGCGCTGTCCATCGGTCTGCCCTGGGCCCTGACCTGGTCCACGATCCTGGTCCTCGACCGGCGGCCCGGCGATGACCTGGGCTGGTCGTGGGCCTTGCTGGTGCTGGGGTGGTCCGCCTGGCTGGGACCCGCCCTGGGCCTGGTGCAGGTGGCCAAGGAGCTGCAAGGCCTCCGGCACAGGCCGGTGGGTACCCTCATCGCCCTGCTCGGCATGGCGTTCTCCGCCCCGCTCATCGCGGCGATCGCCCTGGTGCTGCGTCCCCGGTGGAAGGGACGACGGACCTGA
- a CDS encoding DUF3127 domain-containing protein has translation MAQVTITGTVKVVGKTQEVSPSFRKRELVITEPSGQRPQHIPIEFTQDRTGLLDPFKPGDEVSVTCYVNGREWTGRDGVTKYFLSLSGNRIDRSGASAPPAAAAGGFQAPPPPTMADMPAGDEDDLPF, from the coding sequence ATGGCACAAGTCACCATCACCGGCACCGTGAAGGTGGTCGGCAAGACCCAGGAGGTGAGCCCCTCCTTCCGCAAGCGCGAGCTCGTGATCACCGAACCCTCCGGTCAACGGCCGCAGCACATCCCCATCGAATTCACCCAGGACCGCACCGGCCTGCTGGACCCCTTCAAGCCGGGTGATGAGGTGAGCGTGACCTGTTATGTGAACGGGCGCGAGTGGACGGGCCGCGATGGAGTGACCAAGTACTTCCTGAGCCTGAGCGGCAACCGGATCGACCGCAGCGGCGCGTCGGCGCCCCCGGCCGCGGCGGCAGGCGGCTTCCAGGCCCCGCCACCACCGACGATGGCGGACATGCCCGCCGGCGACGAGGACGACCTGCCGTTCTAG
- a CDS encoding flavin reductase family protein, producing MKRLAPADLAVPELHAHLVGAVGPRPVAFASTIDADGRPNLSPFSFFNVFGANPPLLIFSPARRGRDNSTKDSYHNVKAHPEVVINVVTYAMVHQASLASTEYPPGVNEFEKAGFTMLPAEKVRPFRVKESPVQFECMVKQVIETGTGGGAGNLVLCEVVLLHIDEAVLDARGRIDQRRIDLVGRMGGHFYVRAHGEALFELPQPAREIGIGVDALPRDVRESPVLTGSDLGRLGAVTALPDETRVNEHKLTELADLFIQHQGRNDDLRAALHHRAHQLLLAGKVEQALLTVLAFNDR from the coding sequence ATGAAGCGCCTGGCCCCCGCCGACCTGGCCGTGCCCGAACTGCACGCCCACCTGGTGGGAGCCGTAGGGCCCCGGCCCGTGGCCTTCGCCAGCACGATCGACGCTGACGGCCGTCCCAACCTCAGTCCGTTCAGCTTCTTCAACGTCTTCGGCGCGAACCCCCCGCTGCTCATCTTCAGCCCGGCCCGCCGCGGCCGCGACAACAGCACGAAGGACAGCTACCACAACGTGAAGGCCCACCCCGAGGTGGTGATCAATGTGGTCACCTACGCCATGGTGCACCAGGCCTCGCTGGCCAGCACCGAATACCCGCCCGGGGTGAACGAGTTCGAGAAGGCCGGCTTCACCATGCTGCCTGCCGAGAAGGTGCGCCCCTTCCGCGTGAAGGAGAGCCCCGTGCAGTTCGAGTGCATGGTGAAGCAGGTGATCGAGACCGGCACCGGCGGCGGGGCGGGCAACCTGGTGCTCTGCGAGGTGGTGCTCCTGCACATCGATGAGGCCGTGCTCGACGCCCGCGGCCGCATCGACCAGCGGCGGATCGATCTGGTGGGCCGCATGGGCGGGCACTTCTACGTGCGGGCCCACGGGGAGGCCCTGTTCGAACTGCCCCAGCCGGCCCGCGAGATCGGCATCGGGGTGGACGCCCTTCCGCGGGACGTGCGCGAGAGCCCCGTGCTCACCGGCAGCGACCTCGGACGCCTCGGCGCCGTGACGGCCCTGCCTGATGAGACCCGGGTGAACGAGCACAAGCTCACCGAGCTCGCCGACCTCTTCATCCAGCACCAAGGCCGGAACGATGACCTCCGCGCCGCCCTGCATCACCGCGCGCACCAGCTTCTCCTGGCCGGCAAGGTGGAGCAGGCGCTGCTCACCGTTCTGGCCTTCAACGACCGATAA
- the clpP gene encoding ATP-dependent Clp endopeptidase proteolytic subunit ClpP has product MHPPDEFLKYAVKHRGIPGTTLGGYINASLTPYIIEERKLNVAQMDVFSRLMMDRIIFLGTAVDDEVANIIQAQLLFLESVDAKKDIQIYLNSPGGEVYAGLGIYDTMQYINPDVATICTGMAASFGAVLLCAGAKGKRSALKHARVMIHQPLGGTQGQASDMEIAINEVRKVKKELYTIISEHTGQPYERIEKDSDRDHWMTSAEAKEYGLIDELLVRSR; this is encoded by the coding sequence ATGCATCCACCCGACGAGTTCCTCAAGTACGCCGTGAAGCATCGCGGCATCCCCGGCACCACGCTGGGCGGTTACATCAACGCCTCGCTCACCCCGTACATCATCGAAGAGCGCAAGTTGAACGTGGCGCAGATGGACGTGTTCAGCCGGCTGATGATGGACCGCATCATCTTCCTGGGCACGGCGGTGGACGACGAGGTGGCCAACATCATCCAGGCCCAGCTGCTGTTCCTGGAGAGCGTGGACGCCAAGAAGGACATCCAGATCTACCTGAACAGCCCGGGCGGGGAGGTGTACGCGGGTCTGGGCATCTACGACACCATGCAGTACATCAACCCGGACGTGGCCACCATCTGCACGGGCATGGCCGCCAGCTTCGGGGCCGTGCTGCTGTGCGCAGGCGCCAAAGGCAAGCGCAGTGCGCTGAAGCACGCGCGGGTGATGATCCACCAGCCGCTGGGCGGCACCCAGGGCCAGGCCTCGGACATGGAGATCGCCATCAACGAGGTGCGGAAGGTGAAGAAGGAGCTCTACACGATCATCAGCGAGCATACGGGTCAGCCGTACGAGCGCATCGAGAAGGACAGCGACCGCGACCACTGGATGACCTCCGCGGAGGCAAAGGAGTACGGCCTCATCGACGAGCTGCTCGTACGGTCGCGCTGA
- the clpP gene encoding ATP-dependent Clp endopeptidase proteolytic subunit ClpP: MFPKDEFLKYAVKHRGITSTALGGYITSSMTPYIIEERQLNVAQMDVFSRLMMDRIIFLGTAINDQVANIIQAQLLFLESVDAKKDIQIYLNSPGGGVYAGLGIYDTMQYINPDVATICTGMAASMGAVLLCAGAKGKRSALKHARVMIHQPMGGAEGQASDMEITVNEIKKLKKELYEIISNHSGQPFEKVEKDGDRDYWMIAEEAKAYGMIDELLVKHTK, from the coding sequence ATGTTCCCCAAGGACGAATTCCTGAAGTATGCGGTGAAGCACCGCGGCATCACCAGCACCGCGCTGGGCGGCTACATCACCAGCTCGATGACCCCCTACATCATCGAGGAGCGCCAGTTGAACGTGGCGCAGATGGACGTGTTCAGCCGGTTGATGATGGACCGCATCATCTTTCTGGGCACGGCCATCAACGACCAGGTGGCCAACATCATCCAGGCCCAGCTGCTGTTCCTGGAGAGCGTGGACGCCAAGAAGGACATCCAGATCTACCTGAACAGCCCGGGCGGTGGGGTGTACGCGGGTCTGGGCATCTATGACACCATGCAGTACATCAATCCGGACGTGGCCACCATCTGCACGGGCATGGCCGCCAGCATGGGTGCGGTGCTGCTGTGCGCAGGCGCCAAGGGCAAACGCAGCGCGCTGAAGCATGCCCGGGTGATGATCCACCAGCCCATGGGCGGTGCCGAAGGTCAGGCCAGCGACATGGAGATCACGGTGAACGAGATCAAGAAGCTCAAGAAGGAGCTGTACGAGATCATCAGCAACCACAGCGGCCAGCCCTTTGAGAAGGTGGAGAAGGACGGCGACCGGGATTACTGGATGATCGCCGAGGAGGCCAAGGCCTACGGCATGATCGACGAACTGCTCGTGAAGCATACCAAGTAA